In one window of Ovis aries strain OAR_USU_Benz2616 breed Rambouillet chromosome 5, ARS-UI_Ramb_v3.0, whole genome shotgun sequence DNA:
- the LOC101121854 gene encoding LOW QUALITY PROTEIN: vomeronasal type-2 receptor 116-like (The sequence of the model RefSeq protein was modified relative to this genomic sequence to represent the inferred CDS: substituted 1 base at 1 genomic stop codon): protein MVSLLSLDAEQCVPCPDREYPNRERNHCLPRVVTFLAFEGSLGMSLACTALCLCVITAVVLWVFVKHRDTSIVKADNRALSHVLLISLLLCFLCSLLLMDRPHTATCILQQITCGAVFTVVVATVLAKTLAVIQAFKARKPGRAMRQLLVTGITNYVFLMCSLIQVIICGVXLGTSPPFLEMDTHSEPKELLITCNKGLVTAFYHVLGYLGSLALGILSLAFLARNLPDAFNEAKFPTFRMVVFLSVSVTLFPVYHSTKGKVMVTVETFSILASSAGLLGCIFVPKHYIIILRPVMNYLKGLKNQTDSKRNWHADFIS, encoded by the coding sequence ATGGTGAGTCTGCTCTCTCTAGATGCAGAGCAGTGTGTCCCATGCCCAGACAGAGAGTATCCAAACAGGGAGAGAAATCACTGCCTCCCCAGGGTTGTGACCTTCCTGGCGTTCGAGGGTTCTCTGGGGATGTCACTGGCCTGCACAGCTCTGTGCTTGTGTGTTATCACGGCTGTGGTTTTGTGGGTCTTTGTGAAGCATCGAGACACCTCCATAGTCAAGGCCGATAACCGGGCTCTCAGCCATGTCCTGCTCATCTCCCTCCTCCTGTGCTTCCTCTGCTCTTTACTCCTCATGGATCGTCCCCACACAGCCACCTGCATCCTCCAACAGATCACATGTGGAGCCGTGTTCACTGTGGTTGTGGCCACTGTTTTAGCCAAAACCCTGGCTGTGATCCAGGCATTCAAGGCCAGGAAACCAGGAAGAGCCATGAGACAATTGCTGGTAACAGGAATTACTAACTATGTCTTCCTCATGTGCTCCTTGATCCAGGTGATTATCTGTGGAGTCTGACTGGGAACCTCTCCCCCTTTCCTTGAGATGGACACTCACTCTGAGCCCAAGGAGCTCCTCATCACATGCAACAAGGGCTTGGTCACTGCCTTCTACCATGTCCTGGGCTACCTGGGCTCCTTAGCCCTGGGGATCTTGTCCTTGGCTTTCCTGGCCAGGAACCTGCCTGATGCCTTCAATGAAGCCAAGTTCCCGACCTTCCGCATGGTGGTGTTTCTCAGTGTCTCGGTCACCCTTTTCCCCGTCTACCACAGCACCAAGGGCAAGGTCATGGTGACTGTGGagaccttctccatcttggcCTCCAGTGCTGGGCTCCTAGGCTGTATCTTTGTCCCAAAGCACTACATTATCATCCTAAGACCTGTGATGAATTATCTGAAAGGTTTAAAGAATCAAACAGATTCCAAGAGAAATTGGCATGCAGATTTTATCTCTTAA
- the LOC105609437 gene encoding heterogeneous nuclear ribonucleoproteins A2/B1-like: MAQAPKHVMKKMSTSDPLERNKRDNEEFRKLFVGGLSSETTEETLWNYYQQWGYLTDCVVIRDPASQTSRRFGFVTFSSVAEVDAAMAARPHSIDGKRVTPKRAVPREDYGKPGALVTVKKLFVCRIGEDTEEHHLRDYFEKYGNINAIEIISDRESGRKRGFGFVTFDDHDPVDKLVLQKYHTINGYHAEVRKALSRQEMQALQHSRIGKGGGKADFLYLHSGGGNFGAGQGRDFRGGSGGGSSGESGDGDHGYGGGPGGGSLRVSLGYGGGPGHGHQNRGCRARGRNDGSQNCYNLGNYKQKPSKYELLKSGKLNGRRNMEGSYGGGNYCPGGHGESGDYGEMAILSLLLDRGLIV, from the coding sequence ATGGCTCAAGCGCCCAAGCACGTGATGAAAAAAATGTCAACATCTGATCCTTTGGAGAGGAATAAGAGAGATAATGAAGAATTCCGTAAACTCTTTGTTGGTGGCTTGAGCTCTGAAACCACAGAAGAAACTCTATGGAACTACTACCAGCAGTGGGGATATCTTACAGACTGTGTGGTCATAAGAGATCCTGCCAGCCAGACATCAAGAAGATTTGGTTTTGTCACGTTTTCCTCTGTGGCTGAGGTGGATGCTGCCATGGCGGCCAGACCTCATTCCATCGATGGGAAAAGGGTCACCCCCAAACGCGCTGTCCCAAGAGAGGACTATGGAAAACCAGGGGCTCTTGTCACTGTGAAGAAGCTGTTTGTTTGTAGAATTGGAGAAGACACGGAGGAGCATCATCTTAGAGATTACTTTGAGAAATATGGAAACATCAATGCCATTGAGATCATTAGTGATAGGGAGTCTGGAAGGAAAAGAGGTTTTGGGTTTGTGACTTTTGATGACCACGATCCTGTGGATAAGCTTGTATTGCAGAAATACCATACCATCAATGGTTATCATGCAGAAGTAAGAAAGGCCTTGTCTAGACAAGAAATGCAGGCACTCCAGCACTCTAGAATAGGAAAGGGAGGAGGTAAGGCTGATTTCCTATACTTGCATAGTGGTGGTGGAAATTTTGGAGCTGGACAAGGAAGGGACTTTAGAGGAGGATCTGGAGGTGGGAGCAGTGGTGAATCTGGGGATGGTGACCATGGGTATGGAGGGGGACCAGGAGGTGGTAGTTTGAGGGTTAGTCTTGGTTATGGAGGAGGACCTGGACATGGCCACCAGAATAGGGGCTGCAGAGCGAGAGGAAGGAACGATGGAAGTCAGAATTGCTATAATTTGGGAAATTATAAGCAGAAACCTTCAAAGTACGAGTTACTAAAGAGTGGGAAACTGAATGGTAGGAGGAATATGGAAGGATCATATGGTGGAGGAAACTATTGTCCAGGAGGCCATGGAGAAAGTGGGGATTATGGAGAGATGGCGATACTGAGCTTGTTATTAGACAGGGGCTTGATTGTATAA